Part of the Sphingomonas sanxanigenens DSM 19645 = NX02 genome is shown below.
GCGTGTGCGCAGCTCGGGCAGGCGCTTTCCTCCAAGTGAAGCTGGTGGCGGCAGTTGGGGCAGGGGAATGCCAAGCGTTGGGTCCCTGTTACCTGCGCGACGGCAAGCCTTGTTCAGGTGTCCGCATGGGCAGCCTCGATCGGCTCCGACGTCGTGTTGCCGCAGCACACGGGATGAGGACCCGCAGGCATGCAGCAGGTAAGCGCGCCGACCGGGATGAAAGCCATCTCGTCCCGTGGCCGAGGTCCCGACCATCGCGGTGCGCCCCGGCTCTCGTAGGAGAGGCCGTACCGCCGGCAATAAGCCTCGGCGGCTTCACGCGAAGGGAAGCCGAGCTCCAGATGGGCGAGGGGGTCGCTTCCTCCCGTCCAGCCGGTGAGCGGATCGACGAACGGGCGCGACCGCGGGCGGAAACGCAGCCGCCATCGACCCTCA
Proteins encoded:
- a CDS encoding NADH dehydrogenase ubiquinone Fe-S protein 4, whose translation is MATRADSLPPYIATPRVLAPRLAEFANDNVATEVSSPFDTAWRRYASALPTDAFAIIEPDPLAGRSGGRAREGRWRLRFRPRSRPFVDPLTGWTGGSDPLAHLELGFPSREAAEAYCRRYGLSYESRGAPRWSGPRPRDEMAFIPVGALTCCMPAGPHPVCCGNTTSEPIEAAHADT